From a region of the Paenibacillus sp. FSL R10-2734 genome:
- a CDS encoding CpsB/CapC family capsule biosynthesis tyrosine phosphatase, whose translation MKDIHCHILPFMDDGASDWESALTMAQDAYRDGITSVIATPHHANGQYMNNATSIREAVELMNEKLRQQGNPLLVLPGQEIRVYGDLLDDLERGQLLSLADSRYILLEMPSSRIPRNMEEICHELIIQGFVPVIAHPERNAEVAADPSKLERLIELGSLGQVTAQSLAGVFGNKLQKLSLELCRRNAVHVLASDAHDSVHRPFGLNAAYVVLEKELGPEMRDYIRGNSQQIVANGEVIHGNHVQKRRNRHKLFGFFSR comes from the coding sequence ATGAAAGATATCCATTGCCACATCTTACCCTTTATGGATGACGGAGCCTCTGATTGGGAATCTGCCCTCACCATGGCGCAAGACGCCTATAGGGACGGGATCACTTCCGTCATTGCCACACCACATCACGCCAACGGCCAATATATGAATAACGCCACTAGTATAAGAGAAGCTGTGGAGCTGATGAATGAGAAGCTTCGTCAGCAAGGCAATCCACTGCTTGTCCTTCCAGGTCAGGAAATCAGAGTTTACGGTGATTTACTGGATGATCTGGAGCGGGGGCAACTGCTAAGTCTTGCAGATTCGCGGTATATTTTACTAGAAATGCCTTCATCACGAATCCCACGCAACATGGAAGAAATCTGTCACGAGTTGATCATTCAAGGCTTCGTTCCGGTCATCGCCCATCCGGAGCGTAATGCTGAAGTGGCTGCTGATCCATCTAAATTAGAAAGATTGATAGAGCTGGGATCACTGGGTCAGGTAACCGCACAAAGTCTTGCAGGCGTCTTCGGGAATAAGCTTCAGAAGCTATCACTGGAGTTATGTCGTAGAAATGCAGTACATGTGTTGGCCTCTGATGCGCATGACAGTGTTCATCGCCCTTTTGGACTAAACGCTGCTTATGTGGTTTTAGAGAAAGAACTAGGTCCTGAGATGCGCGACTATATTCGCGGTAATTCTCAGCAAATTGTGGCAAATGGTGAGGTTATTCATGGTAATCACGTACAAAAAAGGAGGAATCGACACAAACTGTTTGGTTTTTTTTCCCGCTAG
- a CDS encoding S-layer homology domain-containing protein, with amino-acid sequence MTLKKKLVVSTLAVSMAAVAVAGLPLSSKGFANQLGIVGTASAATSVDFASLKERVVKLYSTLTDADKQTLREFRSELQGLTREQLEEDFAPVLAQLKLSDADTATLSELYKEVVSSIYAPDLSAVTNILNSDNYQAYQELLKKIGVKAGITDLSVEEVYSFVFGSNGVEQKLINLLKGKSESELSDLILHPNSELANQVKTIVLDSTIGTANYSLRASLAKLGITKDMIVVTKNKLEDRLPKGKAAALVLAKSYYYAYLKPSTPTKPTDPSTSGNSNSGSDFTTKPLTVDQKLEAAATYDVSKLVQVVDGKATVKLVDTDTINALANLAAAAKAAGKEGTSLTLTLNLGTITAPNVEVPLSKAIVEAAKTNGIANIAVTFNGVTVTIPVSQFSTAIALTVTTAKPEVVTSVTKLKLASDVYEFGLSVDGVATSTFKQPIIIKLPIKNTDGLDKELLSVAKLVYGSLQFQGGVLNGEFIVEPRDTFSSYAVLENKVTFTDIASVQAWAGKQIQVVAAKGAIEGVGEGKFAPKSNVTRAEFAKMLIRALNLENNSAVQSFSDVSSTAWYAPYVAVAAEKGIITGRSAAEFDPNATITRAEMATMISRAVKSINPAAITNATAISQFSDAAKISASLRDGVAFAADHNLVIGNAGKFNPNDTATRAEAAVIIYRTINFK; translated from the coding sequence GTGACTTTGAAAAAGAAACTAGTAGTATCGACATTAGCAGTTAGCATGGCAGCGGTTGCTGTAGCAGGACTTCCGCTTAGCAGTAAAGGATTTGCCAATCAGTTGGGGATCGTTGGAACAGCATCCGCTGCGACTAGCGTGGATTTTGCAAGCTTGAAGGAGCGTGTAGTGAAGCTTTATAGCACGCTTACTGATGCTGATAAGCAGACACTTCGTGAATTCCGTTCTGAGCTTCAAGGTCTTACACGTGAACAACTGGAAGAGGATTTCGCACCTGTTCTGGCTCAGCTTAAACTCAGCGATGCAGATACAGCTACTTTGTCTGAATTATATAAAGAAGTAGTATCGTCTATTTATGCTCCGGATTTATCTGCAGTTACGAATATTTTGAATTCCGATAATTATCAGGCTTACCAAGAATTATTGAAGAAGATCGGTGTGAAAGCCGGTATTACTGATCTTTCGGTTGAAGAAGTTTACAGCTTCGTCTTTGGTTCAAACGGTGTTGAACAGAAGCTGATCAACTTACTAAAAGGAAAATCAGAATCGGAACTGAGTGACCTTATACTTCATCCTAACAGTGAATTAGCGAATCAAGTGAAGACTATTGTTCTGGATAGCACAATTGGTACAGCTAACTATTCTTTGAGAGCGTCGCTTGCAAAGCTTGGAATTACTAAAGATATGATCGTAGTAACCAAGAATAAGCTTGAAGATAGACTTCCTAAAGGAAAAGCAGCTGCGTTAGTTTTAGCGAAATCTTACTATTACGCTTATCTGAAACCATCTACACCTACTAAACCAACTGATCCTAGCACTTCTGGAAATTCCAACTCCGGTTCAGATTTCACAACAAAACCACTAACTGTGGATCAGAAGCTGGAAGCTGCTGCTACTTATGATGTATCTAAGTTGGTACAAGTAGTAGATGGCAAAGCAACTGTGAAATTGGTAGACACCGATACAATCAATGCCTTGGCTAATCTTGCTGCTGCAGCTAAAGCTGCCGGTAAGGAAGGTACTTCCCTTACGCTGACATTGAACCTCGGTACGATCACAGCGCCTAATGTTGAAGTTCCGTTGTCCAAAGCTATTGTTGAAGCAGCTAAGACCAATGGCATTGCGAATATCGCAGTTACATTTAATGGTGTAACCGTAACGATTCCTGTGAGTCAGTTCAGCACAGCTATTGCGTTGACCGTAACCACTGCTAAACCAGAAGTTGTAACCTCCGTTACAAAATTAAAATTGGCTTCGGATGTTTATGAGTTCGGACTCAGTGTAGATGGTGTTGCGACTAGCACATTCAAACAACCAATTATCATTAAACTACCAATTAAGAATACTGATGGTTTAGATAAAGAATTGCTGTCCGTAGCGAAGCTTGTATACGGCAGTCTGCAATTCCAAGGTGGAGTGCTTAACGGAGAGTTCATCGTAGAACCACGTGATACTTTCTCTTCGTATGCAGTGCTAGAAAATAAAGTAACCTTTACGGATATTGCTAGTGTTCAAGCTTGGGCTGGCAAACAAATTCAAGTCGTGGCTGCAAAAGGCGCGATTGAAGGTGTAGGCGAAGGCAAATTCGCACCGAAGAGCAATGTAACTCGTGCTGAGTTCGCTAAGATGCTGATTCGTGCGCTTAACCTGGAGAACAATTCTGCTGTACAAAGCTTTAGCGATGTAAGCTCGACTGCTTGGTATGCACCTTATGTAGCAGTTGCAGCAGAAAAAGGAATCATTACTGGCCGCAGTGCCGCTGAGTTTGATCCTAACGCAACCATCACTCGTGCAGAGATGGCGACGATGATCTCCCGCGCAGTGAAATCTATCAATCCAGCAGCAATAACAAATGCAACAGCAATTAGCCAATTCTCCGATGCTGCTAAGATCAGTGCATCTTTGAGAGACGGCGTAGCATTCGCAGCAGACCATAACCTGGTTATCGGAAATGCTGGTAAGTTCAATCCGAACGATACAGCTACTCGGGCTGAAGCTGCAGTAATCATCTACCGTACCATTAACTTCAAGTAA
- a CDS encoding Wzz/FepE/Etk N-terminal domain-containing protein yields MSSQELDLRDYFQIVRKRLWLIVSIVVLVCGAAGVYSLYIKNPVYEASTKIIVNQTPTQSAAAQLDLNQINTNIQLINTYKEIIKTPAILDIVTKDYPQFNITAEELLKKVNVSSVNNTQVMTLVVRDNSYQRAAEIVNAISLVFKDEIPSLFNVENVSILNEAKVNPTVEPGPVEPNVLMNMAIAFIVSLMIGLGIAFLLEYMDDTLKTEADIEKYLGLPTIAMITRLGSEENKQGATQAQTQTSRKAGELEHVTVAK; encoded by the coding sequence TTGTCATCACAGGAATTGGATCTTCGCGATTATTTTCAGATCGTCAGGAAGAGACTATGGCTGATTGTTAGCATAGTTGTTTTGGTGTGCGGTGCTGCTGGTGTGTACAGTCTGTATATTAAGAATCCGGTGTATGAAGCATCGACGAAGATTATCGTCAACCAGACACCGACTCAGTCTGCAGCAGCGCAGCTTGATTTAAATCAGATTAATACTAATATTCAATTGATTAATACGTATAAGGAAATTATTAAGACGCCAGCCATCCTTGATATCGTTACAAAGGATTATCCGCAGTTCAATATTACTGCTGAAGAGCTGTTGAAGAAGGTTAATGTGAGCTCCGTCAATAACACGCAGGTGATGACACTTGTCGTTCGAGATAACTCGTATCAACGAGCCGCTGAAATCGTGAATGCCATTTCACTTGTATTCAAGGATGAGATTCCTAGTCTATTTAACGTGGAGAACGTATCGATTCTGAATGAGGCCAAAGTGAATCCAACTGTCGAGCCAGGACCCGTAGAACCGAATGTCTTAATGAACATGGCTATAGCTTTCATCGTTTCCTTGATGATTGGCTTAGGGATTGCTTTCCTGCTGGAATACATGGACGATACGCTGAAGACAGAAGCCGATATTGAGAAATATCTTGGTCTGCCAACGATAGCTATGATTACAAGATTGGGTTCGGAAGAAAACAAACAAGGCGCAACACAGGCACAGACGCAAACATCCAGAAAGGCGGGCGAACTCGAACATGTCACAGTTGCCAAATAA
- a CDS encoding CpsD/CapB family tyrosine-protein kinase, which produces MSQLPNKQRHLITVTNPRSPVSEAFRALRTNIDFSSVDETIQVIMVTSSGPEEGKSTVSANLAAAYAQADKKVLLIDADLRKPTAHKTFSLSNRFGLSSLLSQQAVLEDTVQDSGVPNLSIMTSGPIPPNPAEMMASNRMSTLLQDLRQRYDVILVDTPPLLAVTDAQIMASKSDGVIMVVSYGKVKRDIAVKAKANLDRVGAKMLGVVLNNVKRKASEGYYYYYYGN; this is translated from the coding sequence ATGTCACAGTTGCCAAATAAACAACGTCATCTGATTACCGTTACGAACCCCCGCTCCCCTGTCTCTGAAGCTTTTCGCGCGCTACGCACAAATATTGATTTTTCCTCTGTGGATGAGACTATTCAAGTAATCATGGTAACTTCGTCCGGACCGGAGGAAGGTAAATCTACAGTATCTGCTAACTTAGCGGCGGCTTACGCACAAGCTGATAAGAAAGTATTGTTGATTGACGCGGATTTGCGGAAGCCCACAGCTCACAAGACCTTTTCGCTTAGTAACCGCTTCGGGTTATCTTCGCTGCTGTCTCAGCAGGCTGTTCTTGAGGACACTGTCCAAGACTCTGGCGTTCCCAATCTTTCAATTATGACCTCTGGACCGATCCCGCCAAACCCTGCGGAAATGATGGCTTCTAATCGGATGAGTACTCTCCTGCAGGACTTGCGTCAGCGTTACGATGTTATTCTTGTCGATACTCCACCGTTATTAGCGGTTACAGATGCGCAGATTATGGCTTCCAAGAGTGATGGTGTCATTATGGTCGTCAGTTATGGCAAAGTAAAACGCGATATTGCAGTGAAAGCTAAAGCGAACCTCGATCGTGTAGGTGCTAAGATGCTTGGCGTAGTTCTCAATAATGTGAAACGTAAAGCCAGCGAAGGTTACTACTACTACTACTATGGAAATTGA
- a CDS encoding nucleoside-diphosphate sugar epimerase/dehydratase, whose product MTAKSRVVLLFFIDLAIIWFSIVTSYLFRFSSQPLENYLVQMLQFGLIATFTFGGSLIYFGLYRRMWQYASIGEIISVSKAIVVGALLSFVAAYFILPERVPFAIEVRTMETVLLLVGGVRFLWRVLHNDRINSKETKTQTLIVGAGDCGILIARELMGPSFAHTKLVGFIDDSVNKYHMSILGVPVLGNRYAIPAIVKDRGIHEIIIAMPSVSRTEISEIINLAKKTGAKLKIIPALNDLIAGKISVKKLRDVSVEDLLGREPNVADLNSILGYVHHKTVLVTGAGGSIGSELCRQIAPFGPDKLMLLGHGENSIYTIEMELRKKFPDLNIVTVIADVQDRSRMMDVFSSHNPHVVFHAAAHKHVPLMERNPSEAIKNNVFGTRNVADCADKYGAERFVMISSDKAVNPTSVMGATKRIAEMYVQSLHTTSRTKFSAVRFGNVLGSRGSVIPAFKEQIAAGGPVTVTHPEMVRYFMTIPEAVQLVIQSGSFAKGGEVFILDMGEPVKILTLAEDLITLSGYEPYKDIDIKFSGIREGEKLYEELLTDEENLGSTDHGRIFIGRPNVISLNQLELEFKRLERVLAEEPEVIREVIDQIVPMQPVAQVAIS is encoded by the coding sequence ATGACAGCGAAATCTAGAGTGGTCCTTTTATTCTTCATTGACCTTGCGATCATCTGGTTCAGTATTGTGACATCCTATTTGTTTCGGTTCTCTAGCCAACCACTTGAGAATTATCTTGTTCAAATGCTGCAATTTGGTCTGATCGCAACGTTTACCTTTGGAGGAAGCCTAATTTATTTCGGCCTATACCGAAGAATGTGGCAGTATGCCAGCATCGGAGAGATCATTTCCGTTTCAAAAGCGATTGTAGTAGGGGCATTACTTTCATTTGTAGCGGCGTATTTTATTTTGCCAGAACGGGTCCCCTTTGCAATAGAAGTTCGGACCATGGAGACTGTTCTATTGTTAGTCGGTGGGGTTCGATTCCTGTGGAGAGTGCTCCATAATGACCGAATCAATTCTAAAGAAACTAAGACCCAAACACTAATTGTTGGTGCAGGCGATTGCGGAATTTTGATTGCTAGGGAACTGATGGGACCGTCTTTTGCTCATACCAAGCTAGTGGGTTTCATTGATGATAGTGTCAATAAATATCATATGTCTATACTGGGTGTGCCAGTGTTAGGTAATCGTTACGCTATTCCTGCTATTGTGAAAGATCGGGGAATTCATGAGATTATTATCGCTATGCCTTCTGTTTCACGCACAGAGATTTCTGAAATTATTAATCTTGCGAAGAAGACAGGGGCCAAGCTTAAGATTATACCGGCACTTAATGATCTGATTGCTGGGAAAATATCGGTGAAGAAGCTTCGGGATGTCAGTGTAGAAGATTTATTAGGACGCGAACCGAACGTAGCTGACCTGAACAGTATTTTAGGTTATGTACATCATAAGACTGTGTTAGTTACGGGAGCTGGAGGCTCTATTGGTTCAGAGCTATGCCGGCAGATTGCTCCATTTGGTCCGGACAAGCTAATGCTGCTTGGACACGGCGAGAATAGCATTTATACGATTGAGATGGAGCTTCGCAAGAAATTTCCTGATCTAAATATTGTTACCGTAATCGCGGATGTACAGGATCGCAGTCGGATGATGGACGTATTCAGTAGCCATAATCCACATGTAGTCTTTCATGCGGCAGCACATAAACACGTTCCATTGATGGAACGAAACCCTTCGGAAGCCATTAAGAATAATGTCTTCGGTACAAGGAATGTTGCGGATTGTGCAGATAAATATGGTGCGGAGAGATTTGTAATGATCTCTTCGGATAAAGCGGTTAACCCAACGAGTGTAATGGGTGCAACTAAGCGGATTGCTGAAATGTATGTGCAGAGTCTGCATACCACAAGTAGAACAAAATTCTCAGCCGTGCGTTTTGGGAATGTGCTTGGCAGTCGTGGAAGTGTAATCCCGGCCTTTAAAGAACAGATTGCTGCTGGTGGACCAGTCACTGTTACTCATCCAGAAATGGTCCGTTATTTTATGACGATTCCAGAAGCAGTTCAGCTTGTAATCCAGTCAGGTTCTTTTGCCAAAGGTGGAGAAGTGTTCATTCTGGATATGGGAGAACCGGTTAAAATTCTAACCTTGGCTGAAGATTTGATTACCCTCTCTGGTTATGAGCCTTATAAGGATATAGATATCAAGTTCTCCGGTATTCGTGAGGGCGAGAAGTTATATGAAGAGCTGTTGACGGATGAAGAAAATTTGGGTTCTACAGATCATGGAAGAATCTTTATCGGTAGACCTAATGTGATAAGTCTGAATCAGCTAGAACTGGAATTTAAACGCTTGGAACGTGTATTGGCTGAAGAACCTGAGGTTATACGCGAAGTAATCGATCAGATTGTACCGATGCAGCCCGTTGCCCAAGTTGCTATTAGCTAA
- a CDS encoding stalk domain-containing protein yields the protein MSKATIPAVAMLLVASIGLAPLTASAPISASAATVNSTTNKAATATVKVQSMNVKMIFDGVSIQPPAGQYVFMYNNTTYVPLRFMSYALQKSVSWDAKNVKVTVAEPSRSELVVIKEYLMNATNGNSSTAVAKNIALNQVKASYVFNGSTKALPAGQSSFILNGSLYVPLRFLSESVGHNISWDQKTKTITAASKAYQEQQAATKDPAAVATPAPTDTTGAAGNGKVSYETITSETEAKLVALKNQSESTLMSIALEYLGAKDEASKKSIKAKGIQQLSSFSASFNSIVADTEQKLNSNGYSTAIISQYRSEFESQLKLGKEIAEGMAN from the coding sequence ATGTCTAAAGCAACAATACCAGCAGTAGCAATGCTACTAGTAGCATCCATCGGTTTGGCACCATTAACGGCATCTGCACCTATATCTGCTTCTGCAGCAACCGTAAATAGCACAACCAATAAGGCGGCAACAGCTACAGTCAAAGTACAAAGCATGAATGTGAAGATGATTTTTGACGGTGTGAGTATACAGCCTCCTGCTGGCCAGTACGTGTTCATGTACAACAATACAACGTATGTTCCATTGCGGTTCATGTCATATGCCTTGCAGAAGAGTGTGAGTTGGGATGCTAAGAACGTTAAAGTTACCGTAGCAGAGCCGAGCCGCTCAGAGCTTGTTGTGATTAAAGAGTACTTGATGAATGCAACAAATGGAAACAGTTCTACAGCTGTAGCAAAGAACATCGCCCTGAATCAAGTTAAGGCTAGCTATGTATTTAACGGTTCTACCAAGGCACTACCTGCGGGCCAATCCAGCTTTATCCTGAATGGATCTTTATATGTGCCTCTACGATTTTTATCGGAATCTGTAGGTCATAACATTAGCTGGGATCAGAAGACGAAGACCATTACTGCTGCTTCAAAGGCTTATCAAGAACAACAAGCCGCCACTAAGGACCCAGCAGCAGTAGCGACACCAGCACCAACGGATACAACTGGTGCTGCGGGGAATGGAAAAGTATCTTATGAAACCATTACTAGTGAAACAGAAGCCAAGCTTGTTGCGCTTAAAAATCAAAGCGAATCGACTTTAATGAGCATTGCGTTAGAGTATCTCGGAGCAAAAGATGAGGCAAGTAAGAAAAGCATTAAGGCTAAAGGGATACAACAGCTATCCTCGTTTAGTGCCAGCTTCAATAGTATAGTAGCTGATACTGAACAAAAACTGAACAGTAACGGATATAGTACGGCAATCATTAGTCAATATAGAAGTGAATTTGAATCACAGCTTAAGTTGGGTAAAGAGATAGCAGAGGGAATGGCGAATTAA
- a CDS encoding sugar transferase: MKKVIDWVIAFLLIFLASPIMLVATIAIKIGSKGPILFRQKRPGKNGKIFTVYKFRTMSLEIDQDGNLLPDLLRMTRLGSFLRKCSIDELPQLFNILKGDMSFIGPRPLLVQYLEHYTPEQNRRHEAVPGISGWAQVNGRNTISWEEKFRYDVWYVDHISFSLDAKIVFKTIKNVLVREGINNSQNDTMPMFSGSTLDV, translated from the coding sequence GTGAAAAAAGTAATTGATTGGGTCATTGCATTTTTATTAATTTTTTTAGCTTCTCCTATCATGTTAGTAGCAACAATAGCTATTAAAATAGGTTCTAAAGGACCGATTCTATTTCGTCAAAAGCGACCTGGTAAGAATGGAAAGATATTTACCGTATACAAGTTCAGAACAATGTCATTAGAGATTGATCAAGATGGAAATCTCTTACCTGATTTATTGAGAATGACTCGACTTGGTTCCTTTTTAAGGAAATGTAGTATAGATGAATTACCTCAATTATTCAACATTTTAAAAGGGGATATGAGTTTTATTGGTCCTCGTCCTTTGTTAGTACAGTATCTTGAACATTACACTCCAGAACAAAATCGCAGGCATGAAGCTGTTCCCGGTATTTCAGGCTGGGCACAGGTGAATGGCAGGAATACCATTAGTTGGGAAGAGAAATTCCGTTATGACGTTTGGTATGTCGATCATATCAGCTTCAGCTTGGATGCTAAGATTGTATTTAAAACTATAAAGAACGTACTTGTAAGAGAAGGAATAAATAACTCTCAGAATGATACAATGCCGATGTTCTCTGGAAGTACTCTAGATGTCTAG
- a CDS encoding acetyltransferase, translating into MKAGECGLSKLLILGAGGHGKVVADAALSTGNWEEVAFLDNNSELTNVLGKPVLGGFESYMDHREVYSEAFVAIGNNVTRMIWLDRLERAGYEIPNIIHPSSTISRFSQIERGSVIMAGVVVNASARVGKGCILNTSSTIDHDCTLENGVHISPGVNLCGTVHVKSCSWLGVGSKVLNNVTIGFNVIVAAGTIVIKNIPDNVMVAGVPAKIKKNLEMKSDVGKDFFITASHEWKRNEVHTRSV; encoded by the coding sequence GTGAAAGCAGGTGAATGTGGTTTGTCGAAGTTATTGATTTTGGGAGCAGGTGGGCATGGTAAAGTTGTTGCTGATGCGGCGTTGAGTACTGGCAATTGGGAAGAAGTAGCCTTCTTAGATAATAATAGTGAGCTTACTAACGTATTAGGAAAGCCTGTTTTGGGTGGATTTGAAAGTTATATGGATCATAGAGAAGTTTACTCAGAAGCGTTTGTAGCCATAGGAAATAATGTAACAAGAATGATTTGGCTGGATAGACTTGAACGTGCAGGCTATGAAATTCCGAATATCATTCATCCTTCTAGTACTATCAGCAGATTCAGTCAGATAGAAAGAGGCAGTGTTATTATGGCTGGAGTAGTGGTAAATGCAAGTGCTAGAGTTGGCAAAGGTTGTATTCTAAATACTTCATCTACTATCGACCATGATTGTACTTTAGAAAATGGGGTGCACATCTCACCCGGTGTTAATTTGTGTGGAACTGTTCATGTAAAAAGCTGTAGTTGGCTGGGTGTAGGTTCTAAAGTCTTAAATAATGTAACTATCGGATTTAACGTAATCGTAGCTGCTGGAACGATAGTAATTAAGAATATTCCGGATAATGTAATGGTGGCAGGAGTACCTGCGAAAATAAAGAAAAACTTGGAGATGAAAAGCGATGTCGGAAAGGATTTTTTTATCACCGCCTCACATGAGTGGAAACGAAATGAAGTACATACAAGAAGCGTTTGA
- a CDS encoding DegT/DnrJ/EryC1/StrS family aminotransferase, with amino-acid sequence MSERIFLSPPHMSGNEMKYIQEAFDSNWIAPLGTNVDKFEEELCEYVGVEHGLALSSGTAGIHLALKYFGVGPGDYVFCSDLTFAGSCNPILYQYANPVFIDSEPETWNMSPIALEKAFEWAKKENKMPKAVIIVDLYGQSADYDSLLPICEHYGVPVIEDAAEALGATYKGKKCGSFGHIGIFSFNGNKIITTSGGGMVVSNDEEAIKKMRFWATQSKETSRHYEHKEVGYNYRMSNICAGIGRGQLEALDSFIQKRRTINNLYRESLSDLPLSFMPISNNGNPNHWLSVLNLSSSEVVTPEDIIVLLEKANIESRPVWKPMHLQPLYKEFSVFSHDDNISVGLFQSGICLPSGSSMSINQIGSIIKLIKNVLVS; translated from the coding sequence ATGTCGGAAAGGATTTTTTTATCACCGCCTCACATGAGTGGAAACGAAATGAAGTACATACAAGAAGCGTTTGATAGTAACTGGATAGCTCCCCTGGGGACAAATGTAGATAAATTTGAAGAAGAATTATGCGAATATGTGGGTGTAGAACATGGACTAGCTTTATCCTCTGGTACGGCAGGGATTCATTTGGCACTGAAGTATTTTGGGGTTGGTCCAGGAGATTACGTGTTTTGTTCTGACCTAACATTTGCAGGAAGCTGCAATCCTATTTTATATCAATATGCTAATCCAGTATTTATTGACTCTGAACCGGAAACTTGGAATATGTCTCCGATAGCTTTAGAGAAAGCATTTGAGTGGGCTAAAAAAGAAAATAAAATGCCTAAGGCAGTTATTATAGTAGATTTATATGGACAAAGCGCCGATTATGATTCTCTCCTCCCGATTTGTGAACATTATGGGGTTCCGGTTATAGAAGATGCAGCTGAAGCGCTAGGTGCAACTTATAAAGGAAAGAAATGTGGATCTTTTGGGCATATTGGCATTTTCTCTTTTAATGGTAACAAGATTATTACCACATCAGGTGGTGGAATGGTCGTTTCCAATGATGAAGAAGCTATTAAGAAAATGAGGTTTTGGGCTACTCAATCGAAAGAAACTTCAAGACATTATGAACATAAAGAGGTTGGCTATAATTACAGAATGTCCAATATCTGTGCTGGAATCGGGCGAGGACAGTTAGAGGCATTAGACTCCTTTATTCAAAAACGTAGAACAATTAATAATTTATATAGAGAATCTTTGAGCGATCTTCCGTTGTCATTTATGCCAATATCCAATAATGGAAATCCTAACCACTGGCTATCAGTTTTAAATCTTTCATCCAGCGAAGTTGTTACTCCAGAAGATATCATAGTGCTCCTTGAGAAGGCTAATATTGAATCTCGTCCTGTATGGAAACCTATGCATTTACAGCCTCTCTATAAAGAATTTAGTGTCTTTTCACATGATGATAATATTTCTGTTGGCTTGTTTCAATCAGGAATTTGCCTTCCTTCAGGAAGCTCAATGAGTATAAATCAGATTGGTAGTATCATCAAGCTAATAAAAAATGTATTAGTTTCTTGA
- a CDS encoding glycosyltransferase family 4 protein, which yields MKKILILANNDVGLYKFRKEVIQELIEEYKVYISLPYGDYIPKLQDLGCEYIETSISRRGTNPVTDIKLFKKYIDLIKKIKPELVLSYTIKPNVYGGLACRMSNVPYIVNVTGLGSAVENGGFMQKISLFLYRSSLKKATCVFFQNKGNYEYFQEKKVFSKKNRLIPGSGVNLKDYKLLDYPLTENIHFLFIARVMKEKGIDQYLEAAEYIKNKYKNTVFHILGSCEEDYENKLNEMQDRGIVQYHGMQSDVREFQKISHCTIHPTYYPEGMSNVLLESAACGRPIITTNRSGCREIVDNGVNGYIVEQKSSHDLIEKIEQFLMLTYEEKKAMGLAGRVKVECEFDRGIVINSYLKEIQNI from the coding sequence ATGAAAAAAATACTAATATTGGCCAATAATGATGTAGGACTATATAAATTCAGGAAAGAAGTTATACAAGAATTAATTGAGGAATATAAGGTATATATTTCCTTGCCGTATGGTGATTATATACCAAAGCTACAGGATTTAGGTTGTGAATATATAGAAACATCAATAAGCAGACGTGGTACTAATCCAGTAACTGATATCAAGTTATTTAAAAAATATATAGATCTTATTAAGAAAATTAAACCTGAATTAGTATTATCGTACACGATAAAGCCAAATGTATATGGAGGACTCGCATGCAGAATGTCTAACGTTCCATACATAGTTAACGTTACAGGATTAGGCTCGGCAGTTGAAAATGGGGGCTTCATGCAAAAAATTAGTTTATTTCTTTACAGGTCCTCTTTGAAAAAGGCGACTTGTGTTTTTTTTCAGAACAAGGGGAATTACGAGTATTTTCAAGAAAAAAAGGTGTTTTCAAAAAAAAACAGATTAATTCCAGGGTCGGGTGTTAATTTAAAAGATTATAAATTGTTAGATTACCCACTAACAGAGAATATTCATTTTTTATTCATTGCACGAGTTATGAAAGAAAAGGGAATAGATCAGTATCTAGAGGCAGCCGAATATATAAAGAATAAGTATAAAAATACTGTGTTTCATATATTGGGTTCATGTGAAGAAGATTATGAGAATAAGCTGAATGAAATGCAAGATAGAGGGATTGTCCAGTACCATGGAATGCAAAGCGATGTGCGGGAATTCCAAAAAATTTCGCATTGTACCATCCATCCGACTTACTATCCAGAAGGTATGTCTAATGTGTTGCTTGAAAGTGCTGCTTGTGGTAGACCGATAATTACGACTAATAGAAGTGGATGTCGTGAAATTGTAGATAATGGAGTTAACGGTTATATTGTTGAACAGAAGAGTAGTCACGATTTGATAGAGAAGATTGAACAATTTTTAATGCTAACGTATGAAGAAAAAAAAGCTATGGGATTGGCTGGTAGAGTAAAGGTTGAATGCGAGTTCGATAGGGGAATTGTAATAAATTCTTATTTGAAAGAAATTCAGAACATTTAG